From a region of the Pseudanabaena sp. ABRG5-3 genome:
- a CDS encoding RNA-binding protein — protein sequence MDRVNWEQIKSKYKLGEFVLGKVEFHAPFGIFIKIDESLVKGLIKIPDFLDEGVISTEMYPEIGSIIGAVVVGYNEINCQEIYLNAKPSILHKALVPLKLPTLATS from the coding sequence ATGGATCGCGTCAACTGGGAGCAAATCAAATCCAAATACAAGCTAGGTGAATTTGTACTTGGCAAAGTAGAATTTCATGCACCATTTGGAATCTTTATTAAAATTGACGAATCCTTGGTTAAAGGCTTGATTAAAATTCCCGATTTCTTAGACGAGGGAGTCATTAGTACAGAGATGTATCCTGAAATTGGCTCAATCATAGGCGCAGTAGTAGTAGGCTATAACGAGATTAACTGCCAAGAGATCTACTTAAATGCAAAACCCAGCATATTACATAAAGCACTTGTCCCTCTAAAACTCCCTACATTAGCAACTAGTTAG
- a CDS encoding Uma2 family endonuclease, giving the protein MASTQQYFVFPNQYSWKEFKTLSALIGDSRNIHLNYLDGTIEIMTTSAAHEIIVHLLSMLLGIYFAEMDIDFIPTGSATLESEAKGASVEPDLSFCFGNKVGDRDLAIEVIFTSGNVAKLERYRRFNTKEVWFWEDGKFSLYRLRDNSYEIIAQSECLPQLDLELLARCLLMAEPKLALKAFRQGL; this is encoded by the coding sequence ATGGCTTCGACACAACAGTATTTTGTTTTTCCGAATCAATATTCATGGAAAGAATTTAAGACACTTTCGGCTTTAATCGGTGATTCACGTAATATCCATCTTAATTATCTTGACGGTACTATCGAGATTATGACCACATCTGCTGCCCATGAAATCATCGTGCATTTACTCTCGATGTTGTTGGGAATTTACTTTGCAGAAATGGATATTGATTTTATTCCTACGGGTAGCGCTACGCTGGAATCAGAAGCTAAAGGGGCAAGTGTAGAGCCAGATCTGTCTTTTTGTTTTGGTAATAAAGTGGGCGATCGCGATTTAGCAATTGAAGTGATTTTTACCAGTGGCAATGTCGCCAAATTAGAACGTTACCGTCGCTTTAATACCAAGGAAGTATGGTTTTGGGAAGATGGCAAATTTTCTCTCTATCGATTACGTGACAATAGCTATGAGATAATCGCCCAAAGTGAATGCTTACCCCAGCTTGATTTGGAACTACTTGCCCGTTGTTTACTGATGGCAGAGCCAAAATTAGCACTCAAAGCATTTCGGCAAGGACTATAA
- a CDS encoding AbrB/MazE/SpoVT family DNA-binding domain-containing protein, with translation MKKQPRVQSIKLVSIGNSKGVRLPKLILQKYGFADELLLEETEQGILLRKVDDVKLSWEETYRAMAQEREDWQDFENIVLDGMEMDEAATQTL, from the coding sequence ATGAAAAAGCAGCCACGAGTTCAGAGTATTAAGTTAGTTTCGATTGGCAACTCTAAAGGCGTGAGATTGCCTAAGTTGATATTACAAAAGTATGGCTTTGCCGATGAGTTGCTTTTGGAAGAGACAGAGCAGGGGATTTTGTTGCGAAAAGTGGATGATGTGAAGTTGTCTTGGGAGGAGACTTATCGGGCAATGGCTCAGGAACGTGAAGATTGGCAAGATTTTGAAAATATTGTTTTAGATGGAATGGAGATGGATGAAGCTGCAACCCAAACGCTATGA
- a CDS encoding type II toxin-antitoxin system PemK/MazF family toxin, whose translation MKLQPKRYEIYFADFNPTLGGEISKIRPVVVISQDAMNSALDTVVICPLTSKLHPKWRSRLQINCAGADAEIAVDQIRTISKVRLKNKIDILSEDEAAQLRRIITEMYG comes from the coding sequence ATGAAGCTGCAACCCAAACGCTATGAAATTTATTTTGCTGATTTCAATCCTACGCTTGGTGGTGAAATTAGCAAAATCCGTCCTGTGGTTGTGATTAGTCAAGATGCGATGAATTCTGCTCTAGATACTGTGGTGATTTGTCCTTTAACTTCTAAGCTGCATCCGAAATGGCGCAGTCGTTTGCAAATTAATTGTGCTGGAGCAGATGCTGAGATTGCCGTAGATCAGATTCGGACTATTAGCAAGGTTCGGCTAAAAAATAAGATTGATATTTTGTCTGAGGATGAGGCGGCTCAGTTAAGAAGGATTATTACGGAAATGTATGGATAA
- a CDS encoding histone deacetylase: protein MDLPLVYHPNYVAPIANTHRFPMEKFRLLYEMLIADGVARPEQFFRPELPDLEIIASVHDRQYVEAYWRGTLDHKAQRRIGLPWSYELAYRTRIAVGGTLLTARLALAHGLACNTAGGTHHAFPSYGSGFCIFNDLAIASRVLLNEGLVKKILIVDLDVHQGDGTALIFQDEPNVFTFSMHCQINFPSVKQISDRDVPLPEGMEDDAYLRTLANHLPDLLSEIQPDLVLYDAGVDPHIGDRLGKLALTDSGLYRRDMQVLSTCVSQGFPVACVIGGGYCEDMRSLVYRHSLLHRAASNVYRQYRL, encoded by the coding sequence ATGGATTTACCTCTCGTCTATCATCCCAACTATGTCGCGCCGATCGCTAATACCCATCGCTTTCCGATGGAGAAATTTCGCTTGCTTTACGAGATGCTAATTGCCGATGGAGTCGCCCGACCAGAGCAATTTTTTCGCCCCGAATTACCAGATCTAGAGATCATCGCCTCAGTCCACGATCGCCAATATGTCGAGGCATACTGGCGAGGTACGCTCGACCATAAAGCCCAACGCCGTATCGGTTTGCCTTGGAGTTATGAACTTGCCTATCGGACGAGAATTGCTGTTGGTGGCACATTATTAACCGCCAGATTAGCATTAGCTCATGGTTTGGCCTGCAACACCGCAGGGGGAACTCACCATGCTTTTCCTAGCTACGGTTCAGGATTTTGTATCTTTAATGATTTAGCGATCGCCTCACGAGTACTGCTCAATGAGGGGTTAGTCAAGAAGATCTTAATTGTTGATTTGGATGTGCATCAGGGGGATGGTACTGCACTTATTTTTCAGGATGAGCCGAATGTATTCACTTTCTCCATGCATTGCCAGATTAACTTTCCCTCGGTTAAACAAATTAGCGATCGCGATGTTCCCTTACCTGAAGGAATGGAAGATGATGCTTATTTACGTACCCTTGCCAATCATTTACCCGATTTACTGAGTGAAATTCAGCCTGATCTGGTTCTCTATGATGCAGGTGTCGATCCGCACATAGGCGATCGCTTAGGCAAATTAGCGCTTACGGATTCGGGACTCTATCGGCGCGATATGCAGGTTTTGAGTACCTGTGTGTCCCAAGGTTTTCCTGTCGCCTGTGTGATTGGTGGTGGTTATTGCGAAGATATGCGATCGCTAGTTTATCGACATTCCCTCTTACATCGCGCCGCCAGTAATGTTTATAGACAATATCGTTTATAG